AATCTTGCACTGATTCTGGCACgggttcttcttcttgtgcAGGTTCTTGTACTGGTTCTGTTTGTTGTTCCTGTTGTGGTGCTGGTTCTTGTTCTGGCACTGAGACAGGTTGTGATGTTGgctcttgttcttcttctggtaTCAGTGATGATGGTTCCGATGGTTTCAAGTTTTCTGTATTAGTCACAGAAGATTCTGTGTTTTCGATTAAAGCTTCTTCTTGTGTGGTGACACTGTCATTAGCAGACACTTTTGTTGCTACAAGTGGTTCTTCTTCCACTATGTTTTCATTAGTTTCTTCATTCTCTTCAACTGGCTCTAATTGTTGACTCTCTGATTGCAGTTCCTCGTTTTTATTGTCTTCGAGTGGAGATTCAACTATTCCATCCAAAACACTAATCTCATTCTGTGCTATTAATGGTGttgattcatcaattgacGAAGTCtcattttgaatattttgttCGTAAATTCTTTCTCTAAGATCCATAATCTCTTCTGGTTCATCAGTTACTTGTGAAGAACTACCTTCAACTGGCTCTTTAACTTCATTGCCCACTTCAGCATCACCATCCTCATTCTTTTCACTCAATTTCATATGTTGAGAACTTGACCCTACTCTGACATTGTCATTAACAGTGCGTCCaaaaaaatccaattcTTCCTCGGGATATCTCGGTGGTAATTCTTCACCTTTATCCAAAACTTTATCGCCTTCAACAATGACTTTGTCGTATTGTGGTAATGAAGCTAAACCTCTATCCCCGGATATCTTTTTATAGTCGCTGGTTGATACAAATCCATATTTTCGTACATTGGCTTCAATCCACACGAAACCCAATTGTCCTAAATTCACTTGAAATTTGGCATTGGTTGAAAAACATCCAACTGCAGGGtacaaatcaacaaaacaTCCTTTCATCACATCTAACACTTTTTTACCATTTCTAGTGATAAAAATCGTACCGGTTGATATAACGTAACCAAACCCAACAATATCGGATTGTTGCAATGGAGGTAATACCAATGCATTATACTCGCTATGTTCAtcttgatgttgttgtaaagGAGTCGGGAAAggtttgtttattttgagATTACCTGTGCTTTCGTATCCTATGGAGAATTTATTATAGCCTGGTAATCTAAATGCTGATGGGTATGGTTTGGTGACTAATCCAATAGAGAAATGTGCATTAGGATTGTTTTCATTAGTGAATTCGAAAACTTTGgtttcaaaataa
This sequence is a window from Candida dubliniensis CD36 chromosome 7, complete sequence. Protein-coding genes within it:
- a CDS encoding uncharacterized vacuolar protein, putative (Similar to S. cerevisiae SSH4) produces the protein MDSDPANILLLLVFASIVLFFALSFCAYRLFCRNSDRNEYSSLDSDILGSHSNNVPREFLNDEESLLDLAETFDFTNLSPEEQGSYLKGQEFTTNNPPDFTKVRGKTFTIEDEKLIKECGINAFQFDPDQELLNSRYIVADKTELNFNNNDMPYSTATTVLNYPLPVRNRIYSDIVYFETKVFEFTNENNPNAHFSIGLVTKPYPSAFRLPGYNKFSIGYESTGNLKINKPFPTPLQQHQDEHSEYNALVLPPLQQSDIVGFGYVISTGTIFITRNGKKVLDVMKGCFVDLYPAVGCFSTNAKFQVNLGQLGFVWIEANVRKYGFVSTSDYKKISGDRGLASLPQYDKVIVEGDKVLDKGEELPPRYPEEELDFFGRTVNDNVRVGSSSQHMKLSEKNEDGDAEVGNEVKEPVEGSSSQVTDEPEEIMDLRERIYEQNIQNETSSIDESTPLIAQNEISVLDGIVESPLEDNKNEESQSESQQLEPVEENEETNENIVEEEPLVATKVSANDSVTTQEEALIENTESSVTNTENLKPSEPSSSIPEEEQEPTSQPVSVPEQEPAPQQEQQTEPVQEPAQEEEPVPESVQDSVPEPVPEQKQETVTESVPASTQTEEGEDEVSEEHGSNEGTSTEPSASPEPTGNDENNNIGNDSTPLTTGSSSNKPNQKKKKKKNGKKGGKKKGKKK